From the genome of Miscanthus floridulus cultivar M001 chromosome 10, ASM1932011v1, whole genome shotgun sequence, one region includes:
- the LOC136487272 gene encoding uncharacterized protein, producing MSSTNRSRKFESGFQKRKKKQRIEELVQSQQGAMDRFVTKQSQVSSDNPTLEAGALLEEGQAIDNNIDNDPIDPPENNVEVEEADNTNTQIDSEDLNPSSNASDSFQPDIFDPRYWDSLDSRQVDILAQKGPKRDLSIQKGPKDMLSRRFSSLFYDRILSNGESCDRDWLVYSKELDRVFCFSCKLFTKGHRKGQLANEGYNDWIHLGQRLKEHETSADHVLSMTAWYELRNRLQTDQTIDKAAQRQLEKEKDHWRKVLFRIVGIVKFLAKHNLAFRGSNSKLYDDSNGNFLGLVEMLAEFDPVIQEHVRRITNDETHVHYLGPRIQNELIHLLASAIKSEIIKKIKSAKYFSVILDCTPDVSHQEQMSLIIRYVDSTSGHVEESFLGFLDVNDTTGQALFDVLENELKILDLDIDNVRGQGYDNGSNMKGKHQGVQRKLLDVNPRAFYSACGCHSLNLTLCDMATKTCGRAKDFFGIIQRIYTAFANSTKKWQILKENITGLTLKSVSATRWESRIDSVKAIRFQCADIREALLQVSDIDNDPAKSSEAKGLANNELGQYDFIVAVAIWYEVLYAANLVSKQMQEKDMLIDGYRETGFLQALESAKEIALEMDIGTTFTKKRKITRKRHHDENPEDTNIATMSPEELFRIEYFNTLIDQAIVSLETRFEQYKEYQKNFGFLFTSETLRSLDNQSLKSSCDNLEAVLKKDEKSDIDAKELYMELKFLQDFIPEERMGPVEILRFLKEHGCFPNATIAYRVLLTIPVTVASTERSFSKLKLLKTYLRSTMTQERLNDLAIIALEVTPATSNAVAGAKAVTATILSLRPPPLCRPTPGPTSPAPKAAAPLKSWLAAQPRATRLLPGKNRAAPGPLRTARRATLPLPAHLFLSLLCSFPLALLSLPLSFLSVDPVHMNPTEGAQSTAQCMSRSVAQYSRPSPLVLAHAIAFKPEGNC from the exons ATGTCTTCTACAAATCGTTCTAGAAAATTTGAATCAGGTTTTCAAAAGCGTAAGAAGAAACAAAGAATAGAGGAATTAGTCCAATCTCAGCAAGGAGCTATGGATAGATTTGTTACAAAACAGTCACAAGTGTCGTCTGATAATCCAACACTTGAGGCAGGGGCCCTGCTTGAGGAGGGGCAGGCGATTGACAATAATATTGATAATGATCCTATAGATCCTCCAGAAAATAATGTTGAAGTTGAGGAAGCTGACAACACAAATACTCAGATAGACAGTGAAGACTTGAATCCTTCTTCAAATGCTAGTGATTCTTTTCAGCCTGATATATTTGATCCAAGATACTGGGATTCACTTGATAGTAGACAAGTTGACATTTTAGCACAAAAGGGCCCTAAAAGAGACCTATCAATTCAGAAGGGTCCTAAGGACATGTTATCTAGAAGATTTTCTTCACTATTCTATGATAGAATTCTGTCAAATGGAGAAAGCTGTGACAGGGATTGGCTTGTTTATTCTAAGGAACTTGATAGAGTTTTTTGCTTCAGCTGTAAATTATTTACAAAAGGTCATCGAAAAGGTCAGTTGGCAAATGAGGGTTATAATGACTGGATACATCTTGGGCAGAGACTCAAAGAGCACGAGACAAGTGCAGATCATGTTTTGAGCATGACAGCTTGGTATGAGTTGCGTAACAGATTGCAAACTGATCAAACTATTGACAAAGCTGCTCAACGACAACTTGAGAAAGAAAAGGACCATTGGAGGAAGGTTTTATTTAGAATTGTTGGCATAGTAAAATTTCTTGCCAAGCATAATCTTGCATTTCGTGGAAGTAACAGCAAACTATATGATGATAGCAATGGGAATTTTTTGGGCTTAGTAGAGATGTTGGCTGAATTTGATCCTGTTATTCAAGAGCATGTCCGCCGGATTACAAATGATGAAACTCACGTTCATTATCTTGGTCCTAGGATTCAGAATGAGTTGATACACTTACTTGCTTCTGCTATTAAGTCTGAAATTATTAAGAAGATAAAGAGTGCAAAGTATTTCTCTGTCATACTTGATTGTACCCCTGATGTAAGTCACCAAGAACAAATGTCTTTAATTATAAGATATGTGGACTCAACATCAGGTCATGTTGAAGAATCCTTTCTAGGATTCTTAGATGTAAATGACACGACTGGACAAGCACTTTTTGATGTGCTAGAGAATGAGCTAaagattcttgatcttgacatagatAATGTGAGAGGACAAGGCTATGATAATGGTTCAAATATGAAAGGAAAACATCAAGGTGTACAAAGGAAGCTTTTGGATGTAAATCCTAGAGCTTTTTATTCAGCTTGTGGTTGTCATAGCCTTAATTTAACACTTTGTGATATGGCTACTAAGACTTGTGGCAGAGCTAAAGATTTTTTTGGAATCATCCAACGTATCTACACAGCATTTGCTAACTCTACAAAAAAatggcagatactaaaagaaaaCATAACTGGACTGACTCTCAAGTCAGTTTCAGCTACACGATGGGAGAGTCGCATTGATAGTGTTAAAGCTATCAGGTTTCAGTGTGCAGACATTCGGGAGGCTCTACTTCAG GTATCTGATATTGATAACGATCCAGCAAAGAGTAGTGAGGCTAAAGGTTTGGCAAATAATGAACTTGGACAATATGACTTTATAGTGGCAGTTGCTATTTGGTATGAGGTACTGTATGCTGCTAATTTGGTAAGCAAACAAATGCAAGAAAAGGATATGCTTATTGAT GGCTATAGGGAAACTGGTTTCTTACAAGCTTTGGAGTCGGCCAAAGAAATTGCACTTGAGATGGATATTGGTACTACATtcactaaaaaaagaaaaattacaaGAAAGAGGCATCACGATGAGAACCCAGAAGACACAAATATTGCCACAATGTCTCCAGAGGAGTTATTTAGAATAGAGTATTTTAACACTCTTATTGATCAAGCTATTGTCTCTCTGGAAACAAGATTTGAGCAGTACAAAGAATACCAAAAAAATTTTGGTTTCTTATTTACTTCGGAAACATTGCGGTCGTTGGATAACCAAAGCTTGAAGTCTTCTTGTGATAATCTTGAGGCTGTCCTTAAAAAGGATGAAAAATCTGATATTGATGCCAAAGAACTATATATGGAGCTGAAGTTTCTACAAGACTTCATTCCAGAAGAAAGAATGGGGCCTGTTGAAATTTTGCGGTTTTTAAAGGAGCATGGTTGTTTTCCTAATGCAACTATTGCATATAGAGTTTTGTTGACTATTCCTGTGACTGTTGCATCAACAGAGCGAAGCTTTTCTAAGTTAAAGCTATTGAAGACTTATTTGCGTTCTACAATGACACAAGAAAGACTTAATGATTTGGCTATAATAGCACTTGAAG TGACCCCGGCCACCTCCAACGCCGTCGCCGGAGCCAAGGCCGTCACCGCCACCATCCTCTCTCTGCGCCCTCCGCCGCTCTGCCGGCCCACACCGGGGCCCACTTCGCCGGCGCCCAAGGCCGCCGCGCCACTCAAGAGTTGGCTAGCAGCGCAGCCGCGCGCCACGCGCCTCCTCCCCGGCAAGAACCGAGCCGCCCCTGGGCCGCTGCGGACCGCTCGCCGAGCCACGCTCCCTCTGCCGGCgcatctctttctctctctgctCTGCTCCTTCCCCCTCGCTCTGCTCTCGCTCCCTCTCTCTTTTCTTTCCGTGGACCCGGTCCACATGAACCCAACGGAGGGAGCGCAGTCTACAGCACAGTGCATGAGCCGGTCCGTAGCTCAGTACAGCAGGCCGAGCCCACTGGTTCTGGCCCACGCGATAGCCTTTAAACCGGAAGGAAATTGCTAA